In the Halarchaeum grantii genome, one interval contains:
- a CDS encoding L-lactate permease — MPDVLILALVGVVPIGVAFVLLAGLRWSAARAMGVGWLLAAGIGLTYWSMEPTWLVASAIYGALQAVDIILIVFGAILLMNYLEGSGAIATIRWYFGQIEEDRRIQVLLIGLGFMTIIEGAAGFGTPGALAAPLFIGLGFPPLAAAVFGLYFNAPNPPFGAAGTPVIGGTGAVIDPALSGSMSVSEFLSMVSAWTGVVTGLTYVFWGLLGVFFLTYWFGNGDGERNIGTAVRSTLSIAPFALLLGVVTGGTQLVVAWFVGPALPDIAAGFVVLGIGLLLANNDILIPDDQWDFPEESTWSDTWLGGLDLDEVSRDQPKKEMSVLLAWTPYLLVALALLVTRWPDLTVAGVAVLDWIQSFSVGLDSILGTELGYTLQYLYLPGTMPFIPIAILTGFLHKMDTTQMGAAWQRSIQQIAPAALTLIIAVSMTQIMIQSQTNTADLLGMMEALSRALAMGAGGLLPLISPWIGAIGSFMTGSNTSSNILFSVLQYNAAETVGVSRVIAVSLQNVGGGLGNMVSVLNVAAICGVVGITGREGDLLRKAIVPMALFAVFAGLFGMLLTYVLVPGLF, encoded by the coding sequence ATGCCTGATGTTCTCATACTGGCTCTCGTCGGCGTCGTCCCGATCGGCGTCGCGTTCGTACTGCTCGCTGGACTCCGGTGGTCCGCCGCCCGCGCAATGGGTGTCGGGTGGCTGCTCGCGGCCGGAATCGGGCTCACGTACTGGAGTATGGAGCCCACCTGGTTGGTGGCGTCGGCCATCTACGGCGCGCTGCAGGCCGTCGACATCATCCTCATCGTCTTCGGGGCGATCCTCCTGATGAACTACTTGGAGGGCAGTGGCGCTATTGCTACGATCAGGTGGTACTTCGGGCAGATCGAAGAGGACCGGCGCATCCAGGTGCTGCTCATCGGTCTCGGGTTCATGACCATCATCGAAGGTGCAGCCGGGTTCGGGACACCGGGCGCACTCGCCGCACCGCTGTTCATCGGCCTCGGATTCCCCCCGTTGGCCGCTGCGGTGTTCGGGCTCTATTTCAACGCCCCGAACCCGCCGTTCGGCGCCGCCGGCACGCCTGTCATCGGCGGCACCGGTGCCGTCATCGACCCAGCGCTGTCCGGGTCGATGAGTGTATCCGAGTTCCTCTCGATGGTCTCTGCGTGGACTGGCGTCGTCACGGGACTGACGTACGTGTTCTGGGGACTGCTCGGCGTGTTCTTCCTGACGTACTGGTTCGGGAACGGTGACGGTGAACGCAACATCGGAACCGCCGTGCGGAGCACTCTCTCCATCGCGCCGTTCGCGCTCCTGCTCGGCGTCGTCACTGGCGGCACACAGCTTGTAGTCGCGTGGTTCGTCGGGCCTGCACTCCCCGATATCGCTGCGGGGTTCGTGGTGCTCGGCATCGGTCTCCTGCTCGCAAACAACGATATCCTCATCCCTGATGACCAGTGGGACTTCCCCGAGGAATCAACCTGGAGCGACACGTGGCTCGGCGGCCTCGATCTTGACGAGGTGTCCCGTGACCAACCCAAAAAGGAGATGTCTGTGCTGTTGGCGTGGACGCCGTACCTGCTCGTTGCGCTCGCACTGCTCGTCACGCGGTGGCCGGACCTCACCGTCGCCGGCGTCGCCGTCCTCGACTGGATCCAGAGTTTCTCCGTCGGTCTCGACTCGATCCTCGGTACTGAACTCGGATACACTCTTCAGTACCTCTATCTCCCCGGAACGATGCCGTTCATCCCCATCGCGATCCTCACCGGCTTCCTTCACAAGATGGACACCACACAGATGGGGGCAGCGTGGCAACGGTCGATCCAGCAGATCGCTCCGGCCGCCCTCACGCTCATTATCGCCGTCTCGATGACACAGATAATGATTCAGTCGCAGACGAACACCGCCGACCTCCTCGGCATGATGGAGGCACTCAGCCGCGCGCTCGCGATGGGCGCCGGCGGCCTGCTCCCGCTCATCTCGCCGTGGATCGGCGCTATCGGCTCGTTCATGACGGGGAGCAACACGTCCTCAAACATCCTCTTCAGCGTACTCCAGTACAACGCCGCCGAGACGGTCGGCGTCTCCCGGGTGATCGCCGTCAGCCTGCAGAACGTCGGCGGCGGCCTCGGAAACATGGTCTCGGTGTTGAACGTGGCCGCTATCTGTGGCGTCGTTGGAATCACTGGGCGTGAAGGCGACCTCCTGCGGAAAGCGATCGTCCCGATGGCGCTGTTCGCCGTCTTCGCCGGCCTGTTCGGGATGCTGCTGACGTACGTTCTGGTTCCCGGCCTGTTCTGA
- a CDS encoding LutC/YkgG family protein → MSAEPIATFESSLDEVGVELVRTTADEFASTLSPLLDAPTVGTSLPFETVSLPDSVETDPSIADLEAAATGVTAAGYGIADYGSVIIQGGTDGEEPVSLYADEHVAVVAASDVLPDMDATFDQLAEDIRNGVGQSIIATGPSATADMGALVTGAHGPMDVTVVLLEGK, encoded by the coding sequence ATGTCAGCCGAGCCAATTGCGACCTTCGAGTCGTCACTCGACGAAGTCGGCGTCGAACTCGTGCGAACCACGGCCGACGAGTTCGCGTCGACGCTTTCACCCCTGCTCGACGCGCCCACAGTCGGCACCTCACTCCCCTTCGAGACCGTCTCGCTGCCGGACAGCGTCGAGACCGATCCGTCGATCGCGGACCTCGAGGCCGCGGCGACCGGCGTCACTGCTGCCGGCTACGGCATCGCCGACTACGGTTCGGTGATCATCCAGGGCGGTACCGACGGTGAGGAGCCGGTGAGTCTCTACGCGGACGAACACGTCGCCGTCGTCGCCGCCAGCGACGTACTCCCGGACATGGACGCGACGTTCGACCAGCTCGCCGAGGACATCCGGAACGGCGTCGGACAGTCCATCATCGCGACGGGGCCGAGCGCAACCGCAGACATGGGCGCGCTCGTGACGGGCGCTCACGGCCCGATGGATGTGACGGTCGTACTTCTGGAGGGCAAGTAG
- a CDS encoding LUD domain-containing protein, which translates to MSADTRRQKAERIRHLLDTEGDAVHENTQVFNEGRYESTANLDDYDELKNEARAIKEDAIERLPELIDQVTEAVEANGGSVYVADDAADANRYITEVVDGRDVVKSKSMTSEEIEVNESLEARGGDVWETDLAEFVLQVADEAPSHIVAPAIHKSREEIATLFNEVFDPEEPLETAEELTRFAREYLGEKILDAEVGMTGANFVTADTGTLALVTSEGNARKCVQATDTHVAVAGVEKLVPSVEDLQPFVELIGRSGTGQDITSYVSLFTPPSDSPTFGGNELESGDDREFHLVLIDNGRMEMREDDQLRETLYCIRCSACANSCANFQHVGGHAFGGETYSGGIATGWEAGVHGEDSAAEFNDLCTGCSRCVNQCPVNIDIPWINTVVRDRINRGKDGDLDFLVEGLTPDEEPGGVDLQKRLFGNFDTLAKLGSAFAPLSNWAARTGPARSLLERTLGVDSRRELPEFERESLVEWFEKRGPRVSRDEARRQVALYPDAYTNYVRTERGKAAVRVLEALDVRVDVPPAGESGRAPLSQGMVSTAQSNADAVYDALAPAIAAGHDVVVIEPSDLAMFHREYERLLPEDDYAALQEHSYELMEYVYGLLENGADIDVLPGGDDERIAYHSHCQQRTLDLEPYTVAVLEDCGFDVTTSDVECCGMAGSFGYKSEYYELSVDVGETLVDQFTTEDTADRTVVASGTSCLEQLDALLTRRPAHPVRLLDTQ; encoded by the coding sequence ATGAGCGCCGACACCCGCCGGCAGAAGGCCGAGCGCATCCGCCATCTCCTCGACACCGAGGGCGACGCCGTCCACGAGAACACCCAGGTCTTCAACGAGGGCCGGTACGAGTCCACCGCGAATCTCGATGACTACGACGAGTTGAAAAACGAGGCTCGTGCCATCAAGGAAGACGCCATCGAACGCCTCCCTGAACTGATCGACCAGGTCACCGAGGCCGTCGAAGCCAACGGCGGCAGCGTCTACGTCGCCGACGACGCCGCCGATGCGAACCGATACATCACAGAGGTCGTCGACGGTCGCGACGTGGTGAAGTCAAAGTCGATGACCAGTGAGGAGATCGAGGTCAACGAGTCGCTTGAGGCACGCGGCGGGGACGTCTGGGAGACCGACCTCGCAGAGTTCGTCCTCCAGGTCGCCGACGAGGCCCCCTCACACATCGTCGCCCCGGCGATCCACAAGTCCCGCGAGGAGATCGCAACCCTGTTCAACGAGGTGTTCGACCCCGAGGAACCCTTGGAGACTGCCGAGGAACTGACGCGATTCGCTCGTGAGTACCTCGGCGAGAAGATCCTGGACGCCGAGGTCGGGATGACGGGCGCGAACTTCGTTACCGCGGACACCGGCACGCTCGCGCTCGTCACGAGTGAGGGGAACGCCCGCAAGTGCGTGCAAGCGACGGACACCCACGTCGCAGTCGCGGGTGTCGAGAAACTCGTCCCGAGTGTCGAGGATCTCCAGCCGTTCGTCGAACTGATCGGGCGGTCCGGGACCGGCCAGGACATCACCTCCTACGTCTCGCTGTTCACCCCGCCGAGTGACTCCCCCACGTTCGGCGGGAACGAACTCGAATCCGGCGACGACCGCGAGTTCCACCTCGTGCTCATCGACAACGGGCGGATGGAGATGCGCGAGGACGATCAGCTCCGTGAGACGCTGTACTGCATCCGGTGTTCGGCGTGTGCGAACTCCTGTGCGAACTTCCAGCACGTCGGCGGCCACGCCTTCGGTGGCGAGACGTACTCCGGCGGCATCGCCACCGGCTGGGAGGCCGGCGTCCACGGCGAGGACAGCGCCGCCGAGTTCAACGACCTCTGTACGGGTTGTAGTCGGTGTGTGAACCAGTGTCCGGTGAACATCGACATCCCGTGGATCAACACGGTCGTCCGAGACCGCATCAATCGCGGGAAGGACGGCGACCTCGACTTCCTCGTGGAGGGGCTCACTCCGGACGAGGAGCCTGGTGGGGTCGACCTCCAGAAACGGCTGTTCGGGAACTTCGACACGCTGGCGAAACTCGGGTCGGCGTTCGCACCGCTCTCGAACTGGGCCGCACGGACCGGTCCCGCGCGCTCGCTGCTGGAGCGAACTCTCGGCGTCGACAGCCGCCGCGAACTCCCGGAGTTCGAACGTGAATCACTCGTGGAGTGGTTCGAGAAGCGGGGGCCACGCGTCAGTCGCGACGAGGCACGCCGACAGGTCGCACTCTACCCCGACGCGTACACGAACTACGTGCGCACGGAGCGCGGGAAGGCGGCCGTCCGCGTCCTCGAGGCGCTCGACGTCCGCGTCGACGTTCCGCCCGCAGGCGAGAGCGGGCGCGCACCGCTCTCACAGGGGATGGTGTCGACGGCCCAGTCCAACGCCGACGCCGTCTACGACGCGCTCGCGCCCGCTATCGCGGCAGGTCACGACGTCGTCGTCATCGAGCCGTCGGATCTCGCGATGTTCCATCGCGAGTACGAACGGCTCCTTCCGGAAGACGACTACGCCGCGCTGCAGGAGCACAGCTACGAACTCATGGAGTACGTCTACGGCCTGCTGGAGAACGGGGCGGACATCGATGTACTCCCTGGCGGCGACGACGAGCGGATCGCCTACCACAGCCACTGCCAGCAGCGGACGCTCGATCTCGAACCGTACACGGTGGCGGTGCTCGAAGACTGCGGGTTCGACGTGACGACCTCGGACGTGGAGTGTTGTGGAATGGCTGGAAGCTTCGGCTACAAGTCCGAGTACTACGAGCTCAGCGTGGACGTTGGCGAGACACTCGTCGATCAATTCACCACGGAAGACACCGCGGACCGTACTGTCGTCGCCAGCGGGACGTCGTGTCTCGAGCAACTCGACGCACTCCTCACGCGCCGGCCCGCACATCCGGTACGGCTACTCGATACACAGTAG
- a CDS encoding DUF7437 domain-containing protein: MSRTSNRADGDIVQDFLSVADLLEEPQLAQLYAYLAREGEATVQNVMDDLELAQGTAYSYVNRLVDAGVVDVTDDEQPRRYAAREIDLTVTTAAGDREYTITPALIDAVGRRETDADIDTYIDRHGVAGLATALTYAIARERGEVTHRLMAEDLDISPLAAEMILQALRPVVHEHYDIEEAGAGVEELAIDGDGADDA; the protein is encoded by the coding sequence GTGTCACGCACCTCAAACCGCGCCGACGGCGACATCGTCCAAGACTTCCTCTCGGTCGCCGATCTCCTCGAAGAGCCACAGCTCGCCCAGCTGTACGCGTACCTCGCCCGGGAGGGGGAGGCGACCGTTCAGAACGTGATGGACGACCTCGAGCTCGCACAGGGAACCGCTTACAGCTACGTCAACCGGCTCGTCGACGCCGGCGTCGTCGACGTCACCGACGACGAGCAGCCCCGCCGGTACGCCGCTCGGGAGATCGACCTGACCGTGACGACGGCCGCCGGTGACCGCGAGTACACGATCACGCCGGCGCTGATCGACGCCGTCGGCCGCCGCGAGACGGACGCCGACATCGACACCTACATCGACCGCCACGGCGTCGCCGGCCTCGCGACCGCGCTCACCTACGCGATTGCTCGGGAGCGTGGGGAAGTGACCCACCGGTTGATGGCGGAAGATCTGGACATCTCGCCGCTGGCGGCGGAGATGATCCTCCAGGCGCTCCGCCCCGTCGTCCACGAACACTACGACATCGAGGAGGCCGGGGCAGGGGTCGAGGAGTTGGCCATCGACGGCGACGGTGCTGACGACGCGTGA
- a CDS encoding DNA-binding protein, with amino-acid sequence MSSTNSSRKVVTVDEQAFEKADEQAVDEDGFPVVDETPEFEAAVEQETQAKVDANHPDGIADTSEDRIHGVTLEQEERIRAREAELERISAQAELGTQEGREQRTREVVSEQCGRDEPAPAERTDPREMLTQDELAAVNEQAMRISDEVQGGWSRAVVAKQLAEKVQRGRDVTKAVLETLEELKAAPGAIVPIADVPDVPVGEVTVEGTVSELWDPSSPAIAQVGLIEDESGRTKFTIWERSNQPVVREGQTVRFRAAAKNWYEGRCSIALTGWSRVEFPERGRWWEE; translated from the coding sequence ATGTCTAGTACCAACTCGAGTCGCAAGGTCGTTACGGTGGATGAACAGGCATTCGAAAAAGCGGACGAGCAGGCTGTCGATGAAGACGGCTTCCCTGTGGTCGATGAGACGCCGGAGTTCGAGGCAGCGGTCGAGCAGGAGACGCAGGCGAAGGTGGATGCGAACCACCCGGACGGGATCGCGGACACGAGCGAGGACCGGATTCACGGGGTCACCCTCGAACAGGAAGAGCGCATTCGGGCGCGGGAAGCCGAACTGGAGCGCATCAGTGCCCAGGCCGAGCTCGGAACGCAGGAGGGTCGCGAGCAGCGCACGCGAGAGGTCGTCAGCGAGCAGTGTGGTCGTGACGAGCCGGCGCCGGCGGAGCGCACGGATCCCCGAGAGATGCTGACGCAAGACGAACTCGCGGCGGTCAACGAGCAGGCGATGCGGATCAGCGACGAAGTGCAGGGCGGCTGGTCGAGAGCGGTCGTCGCGAAGCAGCTGGCCGAGAAGGTGCAGCGCGGTCGGGACGTCACGAAGGCGGTGCTGGAGACCCTCGAAGAACTGAAGGCGGCGCCGGGGGCGATCGTGCCCATCGCGGACGTGCCGGACGTCCCGGTCGGTGAGGTGACGGTCGAAGGCACAGTGAGCGAACTCTGGGATCCCAGTTCCCCAGCAATCGCCCAAGTCGGACTCATCGAAGACGAAAGTGGACGTACGAAATTCACGATCTGGGAGCGCTCGAATCAGCCCGTGGTGCGTGAAGGGCAGACGGTCAGGTTCCGGGCAGCGGCCAAGAACTGGTACGAAGGCCGGTGCTCAATCGCGCTGACCGGGTGGTCGCGGGTCGAATTTCCGGAGCGCGGCCGGTGGTGGGAAGAGTAG